In Salarias fasciatus chromosome 20, fSalaFa1.1, whole genome shotgun sequence, a single window of DNA contains:
- the idh3g gene encoding isocitrate dehydrogenase [NAD] subunit gamma, mitochondrial isoform X1, translating into MAAHSAVLSASKIFAPFWGGRLGNTVKVFGTTVTNHRNKTVLTRENIPPPAKYGGRHTVTLIPGDGIGPELFSHVREVFRFSCVPVDFEVVHVNSALETDDDMNNAITAIRRNGVALKGNIETKHTLPASVKSRNNVLRTSLDLYANVMHCQSLPGVQTRHKNIDIMIIRENTEGEYSSLEHESVSGVVESLKIITRNNSLRIAEYAFQLAREKGRRRVTAVHKANIMKLGDGLFLQCCKEVASGYPDITFDSMIVDNTTMQLVSKPQQFDVMVMPNLYGNVVSNVCAGLVGGPGLVPGANYGRDYAVFETATRNTGKSIAGKNIANPTAVLLASCMMLDHLQLNDYATLIRNAVLTTMNETRLHTADIGGQGTTSEVVQSIMRIIQSNGQLTADL; encoded by the exons ATGGCAGCCCACAGTGCCGTTCTCTCAGCCTCCAAAATCTTCGCTCCCTTTTGGGGTGGGCGTCTTGGAAATACGGTTAAA gtgtTTGGGACAACTGTAACCAATCACAGGAATAAGACTGTACTCACT agagaaaacata CCACCTCCTGCAAAGTACGGCGGCAGACACACGGTCACGCTCATACCTGGAGATGGAATCGGCCCTGAGCTTTTCAGTCATGTCAGGGAGGTTTTCAG GTTCAGCTGTGTGCCCGTGGACTTTGAGGTGGTGCACGTCAACTCTGCTCTGGAGACGGATGACGACATGAATAATGCCATCACTGCCATCCGCCGGAATGGAGTTGCCCTCAAAG GTAACATAGAAACCAAGCATACCTTACCGGCATCCGTCAAGTCCAGAAACAATGTGCTGCG CACGAGTCTGGACCTTTACGCCAACGTGATGCACTGCCAGTCCCTCCCAGGAGTTCAGACTCGTCACAAGAACATCGACATCATGATCATCAGGGAAAACACCGAGGGAGAGTACAGCAGCCTGGAGCACGAG AGCGTATCAGGGGTTGTGGAAAGTCTGAAGATCATCACGAGGAACAATTCCCTCAGGATTGCCGAGTATGCTTTCCAGCTCGCCAGGGAGAAAGGTCGCCGCAGGGTCACGGCAGTACACAAGGCCAATATCAT GAAGCTTGGCGATGGCTTGTTTCTGCAGTGCTGCAAGGAAGTGGCCTCGGGCTACCCGGACATCACCTTCGACAGCATGATTGTGGACAACACCACCATGCAG CTCGTGTCCAAACCTCAGCAGTTTGACGTGATGGTGATGCCCAATCTGTACGGAAACGTGGTGAGCAACGTGTGCGCGGGGCTGGTGGGAGGGCCCGGCCTCGTCCCCGGCGCCAATTACGGCCGCGACTACGCCGTGTTCGAGACT GCCACGAGGAACACGGGGAAAAGCATCGCCGGCAAGAACATTGCCAACCCCACGGCTGTGCTGCTGGCCAGCTGCATGATGCTGGACCACCTCCA GCTTAATGATTACGCAACTTTGATCCGGAACGCAGTCCTGACCACGATGAATGAAACCAGG CTGCACACAGCGGATATCGGAGGGCAGGGCACCACATCAGAGGTGGTCCAGTCCATCATGAGGATCATCCAGAGTAACGGACAGCTGACCGCAGACCTCTGA
- the fam3a gene encoding protein FAM3A, producing MRLTGPLRAAAVLLLVGLTWLLANTFFRGDSGSSVRHFFIGAGEEPTPSEPRPRKYKCGLSAPCPPKHLAFRLVSGAANVIGPKICLEDKMLVSSVKNNVGRGLNIALVNGVTGELLETKTFDMWAGDVSDLLKFLRPIHEGTLVFVASFDDAATKMNDESRRLFDELGSTAVKELAFRDSWVFVGAKGIENKSPFEQRMKNSKSSNKYEGWPESLEMDGCIPLRPPLES from the exons ATGAGATTAACAG GTCCTCTTCGGGCTgcggctgtgctgctgctggttgggCTCACCTGGCTGTTAGCAAACACCTTTTTCAGAGGGGACAGCGGATCTTCAGTCCGCCATTTCTTCATTG gTGCAGGTGAAGAGCCGACACCCT CTGAGCCCCGCCCCCGGAAGTACAAATGCGGCCTTTCAGCCCCCTGTCCTCCGAAGCATCTGGCTTTCCGCCTGGTGTCCGGCGCTGCCAACGTCATCGGTCCCAAAATTTGTTTGGAGGACAAGAT GTTGGTGAGCAGTGTGAAGAACAATGTTGGCCGGGGACTGAACATAGCTCTGGTGAATG GGGTGACAGGCGAACTGCTGGAGACAAAAACTTTTGATATGTGGGCTGGAG ATGTCTCGGACCTGTTGAAGTTTCTTCGACCGATTCACGAGGGAACCCTGGTGTTCGTGGCTTCTTTTGATGATGCTGCGACAAA AATGAATGATGAGTCTCGTCGGCTGTTTGATGAGCTGGGGAGCACGGCGGTGAAGGAACTGGCCTTTAGAGACAGCTGGGTGTTCGTCGGAGCCAAAGGCATCGAGAACAAGAGTCCTTTTGAGCAG CGCATGAAGAACAGCAAGAGCAGCAACAAGTACGAAGGCTGGCCCGAGTCCCTGGAGATGGACGGCTGCATCCCCCTGCGGCCGCCGCTGGAAAGTTAA
- the idh3g gene encoding isocitrate dehydrogenase [NAD] subunit gamma, mitochondrial isoform X2, with amino-acid sequence MAAHSAVLSASKIFAPFWGGRLGNTVKVFGTTVTNHRNKTVLTPPPAKYGGRHTVTLIPGDGIGPELFSHVREVFRFSCVPVDFEVVHVNSALETDDDMNNAITAIRRNGVALKGNIETKHTLPASVKSRNNVLRTSLDLYANVMHCQSLPGVQTRHKNIDIMIIRENTEGEYSSLEHESVSGVVESLKIITRNNSLRIAEYAFQLAREKGRRRVTAVHKANIMKLGDGLFLQCCKEVASGYPDITFDSMIVDNTTMQLVSKPQQFDVMVMPNLYGNVVSNVCAGLVGGPGLVPGANYGRDYAVFETATRNTGKSIAGKNIANPTAVLLASCMMLDHLQLNDYATLIRNAVLTTMNETRLHTADIGGQGTTSEVVQSIMRIIQSNGQLTADL; translated from the exons ATGGCAGCCCACAGTGCCGTTCTCTCAGCCTCCAAAATCTTCGCTCCCTTTTGGGGTGGGCGTCTTGGAAATACGGTTAAA gtgtTTGGGACAACTGTAACCAATCACAGGAATAAGACTGTACTCACT CCACCTCCTGCAAAGTACGGCGGCAGACACACGGTCACGCTCATACCTGGAGATGGAATCGGCCCTGAGCTTTTCAGTCATGTCAGGGAGGTTTTCAG GTTCAGCTGTGTGCCCGTGGACTTTGAGGTGGTGCACGTCAACTCTGCTCTGGAGACGGATGACGACATGAATAATGCCATCACTGCCATCCGCCGGAATGGAGTTGCCCTCAAAG GTAACATAGAAACCAAGCATACCTTACCGGCATCCGTCAAGTCCAGAAACAATGTGCTGCG CACGAGTCTGGACCTTTACGCCAACGTGATGCACTGCCAGTCCCTCCCAGGAGTTCAGACTCGTCACAAGAACATCGACATCATGATCATCAGGGAAAACACCGAGGGAGAGTACAGCAGCCTGGAGCACGAG AGCGTATCAGGGGTTGTGGAAAGTCTGAAGATCATCACGAGGAACAATTCCCTCAGGATTGCCGAGTATGCTTTCCAGCTCGCCAGGGAGAAAGGTCGCCGCAGGGTCACGGCAGTACACAAGGCCAATATCAT GAAGCTTGGCGATGGCTTGTTTCTGCAGTGCTGCAAGGAAGTGGCCTCGGGCTACCCGGACATCACCTTCGACAGCATGATTGTGGACAACACCACCATGCAG CTCGTGTCCAAACCTCAGCAGTTTGACGTGATGGTGATGCCCAATCTGTACGGAAACGTGGTGAGCAACGTGTGCGCGGGGCTGGTGGGAGGGCCCGGCCTCGTCCCCGGCGCCAATTACGGCCGCGACTACGCCGTGTTCGAGACT GCCACGAGGAACACGGGGAAAAGCATCGCCGGCAAGAACATTGCCAACCCCACGGCTGTGCTGCTGGCCAGCTGCATGATGCTGGACCACCTCCA GCTTAATGATTACGCAACTTTGATCCGGAACGCAGTCCTGACCACGATGAATGAAACCAGG CTGCACACAGCGGATATCGGAGGGCAGGGCACCACATCAGAGGTGGTCCAGTCCATCATGAGGATCATCCAGAGTAACGGACAGCTGACCGCAGACCTCTGA